From a single Armatimonadota bacterium genomic region:
- a CDS encoding HD domain-containing protein encodes MVPMSGFNFAITCSPTFSSKEAAIAYQNSLTGDCSRLFSDIIAAMSYVLDLQEDPRLYHAWRVAAVATAMAEQMVPGQASDIFFAALLHDVGCMGAFPHIVRFPTLYSQLSRPEIVTHPERGGEIVRGIPGLEKSADFVVDHHEWFSGAGYPKHKKEEEIALGAQLIRIADSADVSRRFKPEASLAETLEIARIVGGMEVSLEVADAFKMVLSNEDFYHDLVDEDRLFRLIQRFELDVGTPVFQPNSDLLGTVLTVFARVIDSKHGFMSGHSERVSKYSVDLATALGIPHNEVTKLRFAGLIHDVGKVAVPSSIIDKPGPLGQSEILQVRHHPVLTMDIIRNIAHLSELAWIAGHHHERWDGTGYPDGLAGEEIPLLSRIMAVADAFDAITSPRSYKETKTPREALRILHEASGTQFDPQVVDAAHAVWGSWELQALRAA; translated from the coding sequence ATGGTACCGATGTCCGGCTTTAATTTTGCAATCACATGTTCGCCTACTTTCAGCTCAAAAGAAGCGGCCATTGCTTATCAAAACTCTCTCACTGGCGATTGTTCAAGGCTTTTCTCAGATATAATAGCCGCAATGTCTTATGTTCTTGATTTACAAGAAGATCCGCGGCTGTATCACGCATGGCGCGTTGCCGCAGTAGCAACTGCAATGGCCGAGCAGATGGTTCCCGGGCAAGCTTCGGATATCTTTTTTGCAGCTCTCCTCCATGATGTAGGCTGCATGGGAGCATTCCCCCATATAGTTCGCTTTCCAACACTTTATAGCCAACTATCTAGACCAGAGATAGTCACCCATCCAGAACGCGGCGGCGAAATAGTTCGAGGCATCCCAGGACTCGAAAAATCCGCTGACTTCGTAGTAGATCACCATGAATGGTTTAGCGGAGCGGGCTATCCCAAGCACAAAAAGGAAGAAGAGATAGCCCTGGGAGCGCAGCTCATTCGGATCGCCGACAGCGCCGATGTAAGCAGGCGCTTCAAGCCCGAAGCATCGTTAGCTGAGACCCTCGAAATCGCTAGAATTGTTGGAGGCATGGAGGTATCCCTGGAAGTAGCCGACGCCTTCAAAATGGTTCTCTCCAATGAAGATTTCTACCACGACTTGGTGGATGAGGATAGACTATTCAGGCTAATCCAAAGGTTCGAGCTGGATGTCGGAACGCCGGTATTCCAACCCAACAGCGATTTACTGGGCACAGTCCTGACGGTGTTTGCACGTGTAATTGACAGCAAACATGGCTTTATGTCTGGCCATTCCGAGCGCGTCTCTAAATACAGCGTTGACCTTGCAACAGCTCTAGGAATTCCGCACAACGAGGTTACAAAACTTCGGTTTGCCGGATTGATTCATGATGTCGGCAAGGTAGCAGTCCCAAGCTCAATAATAGATAAGCCTGGTCCACTTGGTCAAAGTGAAATCTTGCAAGTCAGGCATCATCCGGTGCTGACAATGGATATCATACGAAACATAGCTCACCTTTCTGAGCTAGCTTGGATTGCTGGCCATCACCACGAGCGCTGGGACGGCACCGGCTATCCCGACGGCCTGGCCGGTGAGGAGATTCCCTTGCTTTCCAGGATTATGGCTGTCGCTGATGCATTTGACGCAATCACTTCACCTCGGTCATACAAGGAA